The proteins below are encoded in one region of Xenopus laevis strain J_2021 chromosome 8L, Xenopus_laevis_v10.1, whole genome shotgun sequence:
- the LOC121397188 gene encoding uncharacterized protein LOC121397188 yields MLLWTLIVCLHFLHYSATEVVMQHSTMSMQYARHGDTVNLTCGAKSYPILWFKEDQEEVLQDIKPSYFSTKNNLQSSYKYCSEIYNERVLYINNVERSDSGIYYCTEGTISYVFHFVGKLLVTDKTLMDPSLELLVQSQQESSGSHLIMLMCVVYNWSHGWSSVQWNLGGSISDGLTTSGIDGTIRSLMVIPKTSEYVDAKMMCFIKENSSGKILSTPATENPVECSVVLYVGIGIVAGLLLLHQMILLHRRQVLRRANAYKGADQRMRSTVENEMVIYADVKRA; encoded by the exons ATGTTACTCTGGACTCTTATTGTCTGCCTACACTTCTTGCACT ATTCTGCTACAGAAGTTGTCATGCAACATTCAACAATGTCTATGCAATATGCTCGACATGGGGACACTGTAAACTTGACATGTGGAGCCAAATCCTACCCTATTCTGTGGTTCAAGGAAGACCAAGAAGAAGTATTACAGGATATAAAACCAAGTtacttttcaacaaaaaataatttgcagtcaTCATATAAATATTGCTCAGAGATTTATAACGAGAGGGTTTTGTATATTAACAATGTGGAAAGATCAGATTCTGGAATTTATTACTGCACTGAAGGAACAATAAGTTATGTCTTCCACTTTGTCGGCAAATTACTTGTAACAg ATAAAACACTCATGGATCCCAGTCTAGAGCTACTTGTCCAGAGTCAGCAGGAAAGCTCAGGCTCCCATTTAATAATGCTGATGTGTGTTGTCTATAACTGGTCTCATGGCTGGAGTTCAGTCCAATGGAATCTTGGGGGAAGCATATCTGATGGTCTCACCACTTCAGGCATTGATGGCACAATAAGGAGTTTGATGGTTATTCCAAAAACAAGTGAATATGTGGAtgcaaaaatgatgtgttttattaaagaaaattctAGTGGAAAAATCCTCAGCACTCCAGCAACTGAAAATCCTGTAG AGTGTTCGGTTGTGTTATATGTTGGAATAGGGATTGTTGCCGGCCTTTTGCTACTGCACCAGATGATTCTCTTGCACAGACGGCAAGTTTTAAGAAGGGCAAATGCTTACAAAG gGGCAGACCAGAGAATGAGAAGCACCGTGGAAAATGAGATG GTTATCTATGCCGATGTGAAAAGAGCTTGA